The Acidimicrobiia bacterium nucleotide sequence GGTAACGCCAAAACGTGTCAGAGGTCACGGAGCCAGCCGCGGCGGCCGAGCTCGGGGTGGAGCACGTCGTCGCTCCAGAGGATCTGCCCGGTTGTCGTTTCCGGGTCGGCCAGCGCGAGTCGCACGGTCGCCTCGGCGAAGTCTTCGGGGCTCGCCCAGTCGGTCTCGCCGGAGGCGGCGACCAGATTGCCCGGCGTGATCACGGGCTCCGACGGGCTGAGCACGTTCACCGCGATGCCGAGCGGCGCCATCTCGACGGCGACCGCCTGCGTGAGATGGTGGAGCGCCGCCTTGTTCCCGCCGTGGCGATCGGGCCCAGGCGACCCGGCCGTTCGTAGGGACCCTCGCCGGGAACGAACGCGGCGAGCGAGCTGATGTTGACGATCGCGCCGCACCCCGCGTCGATCATGTCGGGGAGGACGAGTTGCATCAACCGGTACGACGCGAACAGACCGACCTCGAAGTGGAGGCGGAAGCCCTTCAGTGGGAAGTCGAGGAACGAGCCTGGGCCGAGCCGCGCGTCGCGAGCCGGTGGAGTCGTCCGACGCGGCTTCTCGGCGACATTTGCACCGGCGGTCGTCGGCGGCCGCCCGGGCACGGTGACCGCCGCGTTGTTGACGAGCAGCGTGATCGGCCCGAGTTCGGCGCGCGCGACGTCGACCAGAGGCTCGACGTCGTCGGGCTGCGCGAGGTCGGCGCGGATCGCGAGCGCGCGGCCACCTTCGGCTTCGATCTCGGCAACCGTCTCGTGCACCGTTCCCGGCAGCCGCTCGTCCCAGACCGCTTCAGTCCGCGCCGCGACCGCGACGGACGCTCCTTCACGCGCGAACGCCAGCGCGATCGCCTTCCCGATGCCGCGGCTCGCGCCCGTGACGATGGCGGTCCGTTCCGCCAGCCGGCCTGTCATGTGCCCTGCTTGCGCTGCTCACGCGACCGCGCGAGTACCGCCTCCCGATACTGGGCGATGTCGGACTCCGACGTGCTCAGCGACCCGCCGCGCTGGTGCTCGGCGTGGATGCGCCGCGCTTCCTCGATGGGCACGCCCGTACTCGCGTCCCAGTCGCGTCGCATCCGGGCGACCATCTCACGGTCCTGTTCGGCGATCGCCCGCGCGAGCTCGAGCGCGTAGGGCACCAGCTCGTCGTGCGGCACCACGTGGTTGGCGATCCCGATGCGCTCCGCGGTCGCGGCGTCGACGAAGTTGCCGGTCAGCGACATCTCGCGCGCCCACGCCATGCCGACACGGCGCGGCAGGTCGACGAGCACGGGACCGGGATAGACACCGACGCGAAGATGCGTGTCGGCGAACGCGGCGCGCTCGGACGCGACGATGAAGTCACACGCGAGCGCGAGCTCGAAGCCGCCGGTGACCGCCGGCCCGTTCACCGCCGCGATCGTCGGTACCGCCGACTCGGCCACCGTCTGGTTGAACGGCGGGAGGTCGGTCATGCTCTCGGTGCCGAGGCTGCGGAGGTCGAGGCCGGCACAGAACGCGGGATCGGCCCCCGTGATCACGATCACCGCCGCGTCCTGCGAATCGCGCACGGCGTCGGACGTGGCCGCGGCGAGCGCCACGTTCATCGCGTTGCGCGATTCGGGCCGGTTGAGCACGATCAGCGCGACGTCACCGTCGC carries:
- a CDS encoding enoyl-CoA hydratase, which gives rise to MAEIVHLSRDGDVALIVLNRPESRNAMNVALAAATSDAVRDSQDAAVIVITGADPAFCAGLDLRSLGTESMTDLPPFNQTVAESAVPTIAAVNGPAVTGGFELALACDFIVASERAAFADTHLRVGVYPGPVLVDLPRRVGMAWAREMSLTGNFVDAATAERIGIANHVVPHDELVPYALELARAIAEQDREMVARMRRDWDASTGVPIEEARRIHAEHQRGGSLSTSESDIAQYREAVLARSREQRKQGT